A single window of Ornithorhynchus anatinus isolate Pmale09 chromosome 3, mOrnAna1.pri.v4, whole genome shotgun sequence DNA harbors:
- the LOC100090281 gene encoding scavenger receptor cysteine-rich domain-containing protein SCART1-like codes for MLAKGNSPCAGFPGQLVPSKDLEMTCDFRGKEATVLCRELGCGSALQPSTDLHLKEDMRNISRAVTCQGTESTVLNCFFQEKLLDLCNPDLDPQVICSGHREVRLVGGEHPCTGRLEVRRGLEWGTVCQSDLDLATAHVVCRELRCGAALSMPEGARFSRGTGPLWTQETFRCQGNESLLFHCPRGPARTEPCSHRQEAAIRCSEYRLVNGSSCCEGRVELQVGESWGPLCAAHWDLADAHVLCRQLGCGPALATAGGASFGVGDGPAWTDAFHCAGTEPHLWNCPRSALGAAACQPNHVATAVCSGESAEALRLQGGQSRCDGRVEISLRGSWSRIVAEAWGLAEAGVVCRQLRCGEARRAYSLDPTARGPEATPVGLSAVSCAGNETRLTQCRFSIAPPSPAGTAWDVGVVCSESEGLRLADGPGRCAGRVEVLHNGSWGTVCDDSWDLADAHVVCRQLSCGVALWAPTSSGPGPGTGPIWLDELGCAGNESRLWQCPSAGWGRHDCRHKEDVGVLCSEFTDVQLSGSSWACTGRLEVFYNGTWGSVCQYSLPAVALTVICKQLQCGSRGEILNRSETDAESRLSWLNDIRCREQHHTSLWQCPSAPWHPHSCLSTEEAWIHCREETDEKNESPEETLKCSVSNNCTAREKVRLRGGEDDCSGRVEVWHDGSWGTVCDDAWDLADAHVVCRQLGCGVALAAPGLAAFSPGKGTVWLDEVRCQGGEASLWDCPAAPWGRTDCGHKEDAAVNCSGERQVTTSPPETGNLLRCGLILILLAFALL; via the exons ATGCTGGCAAAGGGAAACAGCCCCTGTGCTGGGTTTCCTGGACAACTCGTTCCATCAAAAGACTTGGAAATGACATGTGACTTTCGGGGCAAAGAGGCCACCGTTCTTTGCAGAGAGTTGGGATGTGGTTCAGCTCTTCAACCTTCCACTGACCTTCATTTGAAAGAAGACATGAGAAACATATCCAGGGCTGTGACCTGTCAGGGCACTGAGTCAACTGTCCTAAATTGCTTCTTTCAAGAAAAACTTTTAGATCTCTGTAATCCAGACTTGGATCCTCAAGTGATCTGTTCAG GTCACCGGGAGGTGCGCCTGGTGGGCGGTGAGCACCCGTGCACGGGGCGCCTGGAGGTGCGGCGGGGCCTGGAGTGGGGCACGGTCTGCCAGTCGGACCTGGACCTGGCCACGGCCCACGTGGTCTGCCGGGAGCTGCGCTGTGGAGCTGCCCTGTCCATGCCTGAGGGTGCTCGCTTCAGTCGGGGGACGGGCCCACTGTGGACCCAGGAGACCTTCCGCTGTCAAGGGAACGAGTCTCTCCTGTTCCACTGCCCCCGTGGGCCCGCACGGACGGAGCCCTGCTCCCACAGGCAGGAGGCCGCCATCCGCTGCTCAG AATACAGGCTGGTGAACGGCAGCAGCTGCTGCGAGGGGCGAGTGGAGCTGCAAGTAGGGGAGTCTTGGGGCCCCCTTTGCGCCGCCCACTGGGACCTGGCGGACGCCCACGTCCTCTGCCGCCAGCTGGGCTGTGGGCCGGCACTGGCGACCGCGGGCGGAGCGTCCTTTGGGGTGGGAGATGGCCCCGCCTGGACCGATGCTTTTCACTGCGCGGGGACAGAGCCCCATCTGTGGAACTGCCCACGGAGCGCCTTGGGAGCCGCCGCCTGCCAACCCAACCACGTGGCCACCGCCGTCTGTTCCG GTGAGTCGGCGGAGGCGCTGCGGCTGCAGGGCGGGCAGAGCCGGTGTGACGGCCGCGTGGAGATCTCCCTGCGGGGCTCCTGGAGCAGGATCGTGGCCGAGGCCTGGGGCCTGGCCGAGGCCGGGGTGGTGTGCCGCCAGCTGCGCTGCGGAGAGGCCCGGAGAGCCTACAGCCTCGATCCGACAGCCCGCGGCCCAGAGgccacccccgtggggctcagcgCCGTCAGCTGTGCCGGGAATGAGACCCGCCTGACCCAGTGCCGCTTCTCCATCGCCCCACCGTCTCCCGCGGGGACGGCCTGGGATGTGGGCGTCGTCTGCTCCG AGAGCGAAGGCCTGCGTCTGGCAGATGGTCCTGGGCGCTGCGCCGGGCGGGTGGAGGTGCTCCACAACGGAAGCTGGGGGACGGTCTGCGACGACTCCTGGGACCTGGCGGACGCCCACGTGGTCTGCCGACAACTGAGCTGCGGCGTGGCCCTCTGGGCCCCCACCTCCTCTGGGCCTGGGCCCGGGACGGGGCCCATCTGGCTGGACGAGCTGGGCTGTGCAGGGAACGAGTCTCGCCTCTGGCAGTGCCCCTCTGCGGGCTGGGGCCGGCACGACTGCCGCCACAAGGAGGATGTCGGCGTTCTCTGCTCGG agttCACGGACGTGCAGCTCTCTGGCAGCTCCTGGGCCTGTACTGGGAGGCTGGAGGTTTTCTACAATGGGACGTGGGGAAGCGTGTGCCAATACTCCCTGCCGGCTGTCGCCCTCACCGTGATATGCAAACAGCTGCAATGTGGATCCCGGGGGGAGATTTTGAATAGGTCGGAAACAGATGCGGAATCCAGACTGAGCTGGTTGAATGACATCAGATGCCGGGAGCAGCACCACACCTCTCTGTGGCAGTGCCCCTCCGCACCTTGGCATCCACACTCGTGTCTCAGTACGGAAGAAGCCTGGATCCATTGCAGAG AAGAGACAGATGAAAAAAATGAGAGCCCAGAAGAGACCCTTAAATGCTCAGTCTCCAATAACTGCACAG CACGGGAGAAGGTGCGCCTGCGGGGCGGCGAGGACGACTGCTCGGGACGCGTGGAGGTGTGGCACGACGGGTCCTGGGGCACGGTGTGCGACGACGCCTGGGACCTGGCAGACGCCCACGTCGTGTGCCGACAGCTGGGCTGCGGAGTGGCCCTGGCGGCCCCGGGATTGGCGGCCTTCAGTCCGGGGAAGGGCACCGTCTGGCTGGATGAGGTCCGGTGCCAGGGCGGCGAGGCCTCTCTCTGGGACTGTCCGGCCGCCCCCTGGGGCCGCACCGACTGTGGCCACAAGGAAGATGCCGCAGTCAACTGTTCCG GTGAGAGACAGGTGACTACCTCACCACCAGAAACAGGTAACCTGCTCCGATGTGGTTTGATATTAATCCTGCTGGCTTTTGCCCTGCTCTGA